One region of Bacillus pumilus genomic DNA includes:
- the proC gene encoding pyrroline-5-carboxylate reductase: MAEGMIAGIVRSGQMPLGQIYATNRQNQLRLNELTTRYGIQTATMDSFPFEEMDMLILAMKPKDAETALESLKPHIQRDQLILSVLAGVKQSYIEDMLHEGQPVMRVMPNTSSTIGASATALCAGRYVKDDHISMSQALLSEMGEVYTIQEEQMDIFTGIAGSGPAYFYFLMERIEEAGEEAGLSKELSRQIGAQTLLGAAKMLQETEENPSTLREKITSPNGTTAAGLNALDDFGGGEAIKQAVKHATNRSKEISKQQKQKVSI; encoded by the coding sequence ATGGCGGAAGGAATGATTGCAGGGATTGTACGATCAGGACAAATGCCGCTAGGCCAAATTTACGCAACAAACAGACAAAATCAACTTCGATTGAATGAACTAACGACACGTTACGGAATACAAACAGCCACAATGGATTCTTTTCCTTTTGAAGAAATGGATATGTTGATCCTGGCCATGAAGCCAAAGGATGCTGAAACAGCACTTGAATCGTTAAAACCTCATATTCAGAGAGACCAGCTGATCTTGTCTGTCCTTGCAGGCGTGAAGCAATCGTATATTGAAGATATGCTGCATGAAGGGCAGCCCGTGATGAGGGTCATGCCGAATACGTCAAGTACGATCGGGGCTTCAGCGACAGCTTTATGTGCTGGACGTTATGTGAAAGACGACCATATCAGCATGAGTCAGGCTCTTTTATCTGAAATGGGCGAAGTGTATACCATTCAGGAAGAGCAAATGGATATTTTCACTGGAATTGCCGGAAGCGGACCAGCCTATTTTTATTTCTTAATGGAAAGAATCGAAGAAGCAGGAGAAGAAGCAGGTTTATCTAAGGAATTGTCTCGCCAAATTGGCGCGCAGACACTTCTCGGTGCTGCGAAAATGCTGCAAGAAACAGAGGAAAACCCTTCTACTCTGAGAGAGAAAATTACGTCACCAAATGGAACAACAGCTGCAGGACTGAATGCATTAGATGATTTTGGCGGAGGAGAAGCAATCAAGCAGGCCGTCAAACATGCTACCAATCGATCAAAAGAGATCAGCAAACAGCAAAAACAAAAAGTATCTATATAA
- a CDS encoding cytochrome P450, whose protein sequence is MKVKENYINVIPMKEIRSTDDLLFPFPIYNELRAQSDIRYDETRKCWDLFRYADIQSVLKQPKVFSSQRGRSTTKTSILTMDPPKHTKMRALVNKAFTPKAIKQLEDNIRDLTHDLLQQVKEQRTFDIVQDLAAPLPVMIIAELLGAEVKDRAFIKKHSDALVAGAKDESKEAIQAVVDMQKRAEEELSAYFAHLIQKRKESPADDLISLLIQAEIDGERLTENELLGFCILLLVAGNETTTNLITNAVRLLTEQPHIAEAVRQDPSLIPQLTEETLRYYPPVQAIGRIAAEDVEIAGSKIKKGDYLISWVASANRDEQKFDDPETFRLDRKSNPHMSFGFGIHFCLGAPLARLESNIALEILLQTFQDITCAADQLKPIQSTFVFGVKEFPVQVTRF, encoded by the coding sequence ATGAAAGTGAAAGAAAACTATATCAATGTCATTCCAATGAAAGAAATCCGTTCGACCGATGACCTTCTTTTCCCGTTCCCTATTTACAATGAGCTACGTGCGCAGAGTGATATTAGATATGATGAAACAAGAAAGTGCTGGGATCTCTTTCGATATGCGGATATCCAGTCTGTTCTGAAGCAGCCCAAAGTGTTCTCATCACAGCGAGGAAGAAGCACAACGAAAACGAGTATTTTAACGATGGACCCGCCAAAACATACAAAAATGAGAGCACTCGTGAATAAAGCATTCACACCAAAAGCGATCAAACAATTAGAAGATAACATTAGAGACCTGACACATGACCTGCTGCAACAAGTCAAGGAACAGCGTACGTTTGATATCGTCCAAGATCTAGCAGCTCCCCTGCCTGTCATGATCATTGCTGAGCTTCTCGGCGCAGAGGTAAAGGATAGAGCGTTCATTAAGAAACATTCTGATGCCCTAGTAGCAGGTGCAAAGGATGAATCAAAAGAAGCCATTCAAGCAGTAGTCGATATGCAGAAACGCGCAGAGGAAGAGCTGTCCGCTTATTTTGCTCACTTGATCCAAAAACGAAAAGAATCCCCTGCTGATGACCTGATCTCACTTCTTATTCAAGCAGAAATCGATGGTGAGCGTTTAACCGAGAATGAACTGCTTGGCTTTTGTATTCTATTACTTGTTGCTGGTAATGAGACAACGACCAATTTGATTACAAATGCAGTAAGACTGCTAACAGAGCAGCCGCATATCGCTGAAGCAGTACGGCAAGACCCCTCTCTTATTCCTCAATTGACCGAGGAAACGTTACGCTATTACCCGCCTGTTCAAGCCATTGGGCGAATCGCGGCCGAGGATGTTGAGATTGCAGGCTCAAAAATTAAAAAAGGAGACTATCTCATTAGCTGGGTCGCTTCTGCAAATCGCGATGAACAGAAATTTGACGATCCAGAAACGTTCCGTCTTGACCGGAAATCAAACCCGCATATGAGCTTTGGCTTTGGCATTCATTTTTGTCTCGGTGCACCGCTTGCCCGCCTTGAGAGCAACATTGCACTTGAGATTTTACTCCAGACGTTTCAAGACATCACCTGTGCGGCAGATCAGCTAAAACCCATTCAAAGCACATTTGTTTTTGGGGTAAAAGAATTTCCTGTACAGGTCACCCGTTTTTAA
- a CDS encoding molybdopterin oxidoreductase family protein has protein sequence MTDYTAMKDGIFKSVCSLDCPDQCGLLIHKENGKIVKVQGDPDHPVTQGNICNKVRNVTARLYDEKRLTTPLKRVGRKGDGQFAPITWEEAIETIRQKWTKLIEEKGPESILPYSFYGNMGNLNAEGMDRRFFYRLGSSQLDRTICQSAGTTGYKYTMGASIGTDPEETIHTKLFIFWGINAVSTNMHQITLAQKARKQGAKIVVIDVHKNQTGRMADWFIPLRPGTDSALALGIMHVLFKEGLTDEAFLESYTTGHKELREHVKQYDPDTVEGITGVSKEDILTLARMYAETSPSLIRIGNGLQHHDNGGMSIRTISCLPALTGQWLYKGGGAMKSNSSFLSYNETALQRPDLLKERTPRSFNMNQLGSVLTNAAPSIDSLFVYSCNPAVVTPEANKVREGLLRDDLFTVVHDLFLTETAKYADIVLPATSAFENEDFYTSYWHHYIQIQEPVIERYGESKSNTEVFRLLAHAMGFEDEAFRETDAELMEQALHHPENPHYEDISYEALKEKKWIKAKRGPFQDLKLSTPSGKIELYSEQMKKDGYPALPTYVPLYQESEYPLTFIPGPNHNFLNSTFSLHEKHQKLEKFPKLHMNEQDAKARKIEDGDMVRVLNDRGECELVVSVGHNVLPGVVVSQGLWADQKGKKQLVNGLTPDRLADMGGGATFFSGRVEVEK, from the coding sequence ATGACCGATTATACAGCAATGAAAGACGGAATATTCAAATCAGTTTGTTCGTTAGATTGCCCGGATCAGTGCGGTCTTTTGATACATAAAGAAAATGGAAAGATCGTAAAAGTGCAGGGAGATCCAGACCACCCCGTCACCCAAGGCAACATATGCAACAAGGTGCGGAATGTCACAGCCCGTTTATATGATGAAAAGCGACTGACCACTCCTTTGAAGCGTGTTGGCCGCAAAGGCGATGGACAATTTGCTCCGATTACGTGGGAAGAAGCCATTGAAACCATTCGGCAAAAATGGACAAAACTGATTGAAGAAAAAGGTCCAGAAAGTATTCTGCCTTACAGCTTTTATGGGAATATGGGCAATCTGAATGCAGAAGGCATGGACCGCCGCTTTTTCTATCGTCTTGGTTCAAGTCAATTAGACCGGACCATCTGTCAGTCAGCAGGAACGACTGGCTATAAATATACAATGGGTGCAAGCATTGGGACAGATCCAGAAGAGACCATTCATACGAAACTATTCATCTTTTGGGGGATCAATGCCGTGTCGACCAATATGCACCAAATCACCCTCGCACAAAAAGCGCGAAAGCAAGGAGCAAAGATTGTCGTGATTGATGTACACAAGAACCAAACCGGACGGATGGCAGATTGGTTCATTCCGCTTCGACCTGGTACTGACAGTGCCCTTGCCCTTGGCATCATGCATGTTCTTTTTAAAGAAGGACTAACAGATGAAGCCTTTTTAGAATCTTATACAACCGGTCATAAGGAGCTGCGTGAGCATGTGAAGCAGTATGATCCAGACACTGTTGAGGGCATCACGGGGGTTTCTAAAGAGGACATCCTTACACTTGCAAGAATGTACGCTGAAACATCGCCATCTCTCATTCGCATTGGCAATGGTTTGCAGCACCATGATAATGGCGGAATGAGTATTCGAACCATTTCCTGCCTCCCTGCCCTGACTGGTCAGTGGCTCTACAAGGGCGGCGGTGCGATGAAATCAAACTCTTCTTTTCTCAGCTATAATGAAACAGCTCTTCAGCGGCCAGATTTATTAAAGGAACGCACGCCAAGATCATTTAATATGAATCAGCTAGGCAGTGTGCTGACGAATGCAGCGCCTTCCATTGATTCACTCTTTGTCTACTCGTGCAACCCAGCTGTTGTGACGCCTGAAGCGAATAAAGTAAGAGAAGGTTTGCTGAGAGATGACTTATTTACAGTCGTTCACGACCTATTTCTAACAGAGACAGCTAAGTATGCAGACATTGTCCTGCCGGCCACATCCGCCTTTGAAAATGAGGATTTCTATACATCATACTGGCACCATTATATTCAAATTCAAGAGCCAGTGATTGAACGCTATGGAGAAAGCAAATCCAATACAGAAGTGTTTCGCTTGTTAGCCCATGCGATGGGCTTTGAAGATGAAGCCTTCCGCGAGACAGATGCGGAACTCATGGAACAAGCCCTTCATCATCCAGAAAATCCGCATTATGAGGACATTTCATACGAGGCATTAAAAGAAAAGAAATGGATCAAAGCAAAACGAGGACCTTTCCAAGACTTAAAGCTCTCTACCCCGAGCGGCAAAATTGAGCTTTATTCTGAACAAATGAAAAAAGACGGATATCCGGCGCTTCCTACCTACGTGCCCCTTTATCAGGAAAGCGAATATCCACTTACCTTTATACCGGGACCGAATCATAATTTTCTTAACTCAACCTTCTCACTTCATGAAAAGCATCAAAAGCTTGAGAAGTTTCCTAAGCTTCACATGAATGAACAAGATGCAAAGGCAAGAAAAATTGAAGATGGTGACATGGTACGTGTGCTCAATGACCGAGGAGAATGCGAGCTTGTCGTGTCAGTCGGTCACAATGTATTACCTGGTGTTGTGGTCAGCCAAGGATTATGGGCAGATCAAAAAGGCAAAAAACAGCTAGTTAACGGGCTAACACCTGATCGGCTGGCAGATATGGGCGGCGGTGCGACGTTCTTTTCGGGCAGAGTGGAAGTTGAAAAATGA
- a CDS encoding glycoside hydrolase family 11 protein has product MNLKRLRLLFVMCIGFVLTLTAVPAYAKTIYNNEVGTHSGYDYELWKDHGNTSMTLNNGGAFSAGWNNINNALFRKGKKFDSTKTHHQLGNISINYNANFNPGGNSYLCVYGWTQSPLAEYYIVDSWGTYRPTGAYKGSFYADGGTYDIYETTRVNQPSIIGIATFKQYWSVRQSKRTSGTVSVSAHFKKWESLGMPMGKMYETAFTVEGYQSNGSANVTTNQLFIGQ; this is encoded by the coding sequence ATGAATTTGAAAAGATTGAGGCTGTTGTTTGTGATGTGTATTGGGTTTGTGTTGACACTGACTGCTGTACCAGCTTATGCGAAAACGATTTATAATAATGAAGTAGGTACACATAGCGGGTATGATTACGAATTATGGAAGGATCATGGAAACACCTCGATGACACTTAATAACGGCGGGGCATTTAGTGCAGGCTGGAACAATATTAATAATGCTTTATTTAGAAAAGGAAAGAAGTTTGATTCCACTAAAACTCATCATCAGCTTGGTAACATCTCTATCAATTACAACGCAAACTTTAACCCAGGTGGGAATTCCTACTTATGTGTCTATGGCTGGACACAATCTCCATTAGCAGAATACTACATTGTTGATTCATGGGGCACCTATCGCCCAACAGGAGCGTATAAAGGATCATTTTATGCAGATGGGGGCACGTATGACATTTATGAAACGACCCGTGTCAATCAGCCTTCCATTATTGGAATTGCGACCTTCAAGCAATATTGGAGTGTACGTCAATCGAAACGTACGAGTGGAACGGTATCTGTCAGTGCACATTTCAAAAAATGGGAAAGCTTAGGGATGCCAATGGGCAAAATGTATGAAACGGCATTTACTGTAGAAGGCTATCAAAGCAACGGAAGTGCGAATGTAACGACCAACCAGTTGTTTATTGGTCAATAG
- the xylB gene encoding xylulokinase: MKYVMGIDLGTSGVKAILVDENGKVCGEATKPYRLIQDKPGYCEQNPEEWVEQTVAAMKELMARQPVLSKKVEGISFSGQMHGLVLLNESREVLRPAILWNDTRTTAQCTHITKKLEERLQQITKNQALEGFTLPKLLWVKEHEPEIDQQIDMFLLPKDYVRFRLTGSVHIDYSDAAGTLLLNIGEQAWSEEICQAFDIPPHICPPLISSEEEVGTLFPHIARETGIEEGAKVFAGGADNACGAIGAGILSSGRTLCSIGTSGVILSYEEDHERELQGNLHLFHHAKKDAYYTMGVTLSAGYSLNWIKHLLAPEESFQSLLEGAVDVAPGANGLLFTPYLVGERTPHADSTIRGSLIGLDSRHERAHVVRAVLEGITFSLNESIALFRQAGKYIDSIVSIGGGARSRTWLQMQADIFQAEVIQLDNEQGPALGAAMLAAVGCGWYPSLETCADQFIHQAAVYEPEQQHASIYADLFHLYQKIYTQTRDIHAGLEQYRSV, translated from the coding sequence ATGAAGTATGTGATGGGAATTGATCTTGGAACGAGCGGAGTCAAAGCCATATTAGTCGATGAGAATGGAAAGGTGTGCGGCGAGGCCACTAAGCCTTACCGCCTCATTCAAGATAAACCTGGATATTGTGAACAGAACCCAGAGGAATGGGTTGAGCAAACAGTGGCTGCGATGAAAGAACTGATGGCAAGGCAGCCTGTCCTTTCAAAGAAAGTAGAGGGCATCAGCTTCTCTGGACAGATGCATGGTCTGGTTCTTTTAAATGAATCCCGCGAGGTGCTCCGCCCTGCAATTTTATGGAATGATACACGAACGACAGCGCAATGTACACATATTACAAAAAAACTGGAGGAACGGCTCCAACAGATCACGAAAAATCAAGCGCTTGAAGGATTCACACTGCCAAAATTATTATGGGTAAAGGAGCATGAACCAGAAATTGATCAACAAATCGACATGTTTTTACTCCCAAAAGATTATGTCAGATTTCGATTAACAGGTTCTGTTCATATCGATTATTCTGATGCGGCTGGCACCTTGTTATTAAATATTGGAGAGCAAGCGTGGAGTGAAGAAATTTGTCAGGCATTTGATATTCCTCCTCATATTTGTCCGCCGCTGATCTCATCAGAGGAAGAGGTTGGTACACTATTTCCGCACATTGCACGTGAGACGGGGATCGAAGAGGGTGCAAAAGTCTTTGCTGGCGGGGCAGACAATGCTTGCGGAGCAATTGGTGCTGGTATTTTATCCTCTGGCCGCACGTTATGCAGTATTGGCACATCTGGCGTCATTCTCTCTTACGAAGAGGATCATGAAAGAGAGCTTCAAGGAAACCTGCATTTGTTCCATCATGCAAAAAAAGACGCTTACTACACAATGGGTGTGACCCTTTCAGCAGGATATAGCCTTAACTGGATAAAACATTTACTGGCTCCAGAGGAATCGTTCCAATCACTTTTAGAGGGTGCAGTTGATGTCGCGCCAGGAGCGAATGGATTGCTCTTCACGCCATATTTAGTAGGGGAGAGAACACCTCATGCGGATTCTACCATTCGTGGAAGCTTGATTGGTTTAGACAGCCGACATGAAAGGGCGCATGTCGTCAGGGCTGTGCTAGAAGGGATTACCTTCTCGTTAAATGAATCTATTGCCTTATTCCGGCAAGCAGGAAAATACATAGATTCTATTGTGTCCATTGGGGGCGGTGCAAGAAGCCGGACATGGCTTCAAATGCAAGCAGACATTTTTCAGGCTGAGGTCATCCAGTTAGACAATGAACAAGGGCCTGCTTTAGGTGCAGCTATGCTGGCCGCCGTTGGTTGCGGCTGGTATCCATCGCTTGAGACATGTGCAGATCAGTTTATTCATCAAGCTGCTGTCTATGAGCCAGAGCAGCAACATGCAAGTATATATGCTGATCTATTTCATCTGTATCAAAAGATCTATACACAAACAAGAGACATCCATGCCGGGTTAGAACAATACCGTTCCGTCTAG
- the xylA gene encoding xylose isomerase, whose protein sequence is MANSNMKTLHSLEGIGKIQFEGKQSKNPLAFKHYNPSEMIGGKTMKDHLRFSVAYWHTLTADGTDMFGTGTMQRAWDSYSGMDLAKARLEVAFQLFDLLDVPYFSFHDRDIAPEGDTLQETNQQLDIILERMKEYMRDSGVKLLWNTANMFKHPRFVHGAATSCHADVFAYAAAQVKKGIETAKELGAENYVFWGGREGYDTLLNTDMKRELDHMASFLHMAVDYAKEIGYTGQFLIEPKPKEPTTHQYDADAATSIAFLKQYGLDSHFKLNIEANHATLAGHTFEHELRVSRIHGLLGSVDANQGNTLLGWDTDEFPTDLYATTLAMYEILQNGGLGTGGLNFDAKVRRASFELEDILYAHIAGMDAFAKGLRVAHRLIEDRVFEDVIKHRYRSFSEGIGRDISEGKANFHTLEEYALKHPLISNESGREEQLKARLNQYLLED, encoded by the coding sequence ATGGCCAACTCAAATATGAAAACGTTACACAGTTTAGAAGGAATCGGAAAAATACAATTTGAAGGAAAACAATCAAAAAATCCACTCGCTTTTAAACACTATAATCCAAGTGAAATGATTGGCGGAAAAACAATGAAAGATCACCTGCGCTTCTCAGTCGCTTATTGGCATACATTGACTGCTGATGGAACAGACATGTTTGGAACTGGTACGATGCAGAGAGCCTGGGACTCCTATAGCGGAATGGATTTAGCAAAAGCTAGATTGGAAGTAGCCTTTCAACTGTTTGATCTATTGGATGTTCCGTATTTTTCCTTCCATGACCGTGACATTGCACCGGAGGGAGATACGCTTCAAGAGACGAATCAGCAATTAGACATCATTTTAGAAAGAATGAAAGAATACATGCGAGATAGCGGAGTCAAGCTGCTGTGGAATACAGCCAATATGTTCAAGCATCCTAGATTTGTACACGGCGCAGCAACATCTTGTCATGCAGATGTCTTTGCCTATGCAGCCGCACAGGTGAAAAAAGGCATCGAAACAGCTAAAGAACTTGGCGCAGAAAATTACGTTTTCTGGGGAGGACGAGAAGGGTACGATACTCTGCTGAATACAGATATGAAAAGAGAGCTTGATCACATGGCGTCATTTTTGCATATGGCTGTTGATTATGCAAAGGAAATTGGGTACACTGGCCAATTTTTAATTGAGCCTAAGCCAAAGGAGCCAACCACTCATCAATACGATGCAGATGCAGCGACATCTATTGCCTTTTTAAAGCAATACGGACTAGATTCACATTTTAAATTGAACATCGAGGCCAATCATGCGACGCTTGCTGGTCATACGTTTGAGCATGAATTACGCGTCTCAAGAATACATGGATTGCTCGGTTCTGTGGATGCGAACCAAGGGAATACGCTGCTTGGCTGGGACACGGATGAATTTCCAACCGATTTATATGCCACAACTCTTGCCATGTATGAAATTCTGCAAAATGGCGGACTAGGAACTGGCGGTCTCAATTTTGATGCAAAAGTGAGAAGAGCTTCTTTTGAGCTTGAAGATATTTTGTATGCCCATATTGCGGGCATGGATGCATTCGCAAAAGGATTGCGGGTGGCTCATAGACTCATAGAAGATCGTGTGTTTGAAGATGTGATCAAGCACCGATATCGCAGTTTTTCTGAAGGGATTGGCCGTGACATTTCAGAAGGAAAGGCAAACTTTCATACATTAGAAGAGTATGCGCTCAAGCACCCTTTAATCAGTAACGAATCGGGAAGAGAGGAACAGTTGAAAGCCCGGTTAAATCAATACTTGTTAGAAGATTGA
- a CDS encoding ROK family transcriptional regulator, whose translation MDIADQNFVKKINQKLLLKEILQHAPISRAKLSERTGLNKSTVSSQVSTLMKEQLVYEIGQGESSGGRRPVLLMFNKRAGCSIGIDVGVDYVNGILTDLEGSILQEEQIKLPSSAPDVTIRILTELIQQLKAQIPSSPYGLIGIGLCIPGLVDADQQIVFTPHSKWKNVDMKTTLQDAFQVPVFIENEANAGAYGEKIFGAAKHYDHLIYASIGTGIGIGIIINHHLYRGAYGFSGEMGHMTIDFNGPTCSCGNRGCWELYASEKALFQSLQTNDQPISHQELEKLATLNDMKTLNALRNFGFYLGVGLTNVLHTFNPQAIILRNKVIEAHPTVLRVIQEEVSSRMDTQFSSHVELLPSSLGHNAPVLGMTSLVIEAFLQDATLSP comes from the coding sequence ATGGATATCGCTGATCAGAACTTTGTGAAAAAAATAAATCAAAAGCTATTATTAAAAGAAATTCTCCAGCATGCGCCAATTTCTAGAGCTAAATTATCTGAACGCACTGGGTTAAATAAATCGACTGTTTCCTCTCAAGTGAGTACATTAATGAAAGAGCAACTCGTCTATGAGATCGGTCAAGGTGAGTCTAGCGGCGGGAGAAGACCGGTTTTACTGATGTTTAATAAACGTGCTGGCTGCTCCATCGGGATTGATGTCGGCGTTGATTATGTCAATGGCATTTTAACCGACCTTGAAGGGTCCATCCTTCAAGAAGAACAGATCAAGCTCCCATCAAGCGCTCCTGATGTGACCATACGCATATTAACTGAATTAATACAGCAGTTGAAGGCCCAAATCCCCTCTTCCCCATATGGGCTCATAGGTATTGGCCTATGTATACCCGGGCTAGTGGATGCCGATCAACAAATCGTGTTTACGCCGCATTCTAAATGGAAAAATGTTGACATGAAAACAACGCTCCAAGACGCATTCCAAGTACCCGTCTTCATTGAAAATGAAGCAAATGCCGGTGCATATGGTGAAAAAATCTTTGGTGCCGCTAAACATTATGATCATTTGATCTATGCCAGCATCGGCACCGGCATTGGAATCGGGATCATTATCAATCATCATTTATACAGAGGTGCATATGGCTTTTCTGGTGAAATGGGACATATGACCATCGACTTTAATGGACCAACATGCAGCTGCGGAAACCGTGGTTGCTGGGAGCTGTATGCATCTGAGAAAGCCTTGTTTCAGTCCCTTCAAACAAATGATCAGCCCATCTCTCATCAAGAATTGGAAAAGCTGGCGACGTTAAATGACATGAAAACCCTCAATGCCCTGCGCAACTTTGGCTTTTACCTTGGGGTTGGTCTCACAAACGTCCTCCATACCTTTAACCCGCAAGCGATTATTTTACGAAACAAGGTGATTGAAGCGCATCCAACGGTTCTACGTGTGATTCAAGAGGAGGTCTCCTCCAGGATGGATACTCAATTCAGTTCACATGTCGAGCTGCTTCCATCGTCATTAGGACACAACGCACCGGTATTAGGGATGACATCTCTCGTCATTGAAGCTTTTCTGCAAGATGCCACCCTCTCACCATGA
- a CDS encoding glycoside hydrolase family 43 protein: MKITNPVLKGFNPDPSICRVGEDYYMAVSTFEWFPGVQIYHSKDLVHWRLAARPLQKTSQLDMKGNPDSGGVWAPCLSYADGQFWLIYSDIKVVDGPFKDGHNYLVTASEVDGDWSEPVKLNSSGFDPSLFHDQSGKKYVLNMLWDHREKHHSFAGIALQEYSVTEKKLIGQRKVIFKGTPIKLTEAPHLYHIGDYYYLLTAEGGTRYEHAATIARSRQIEGPYEVHPDNPILSAFHSPEHPLQKCGHASIVQTHTNEWYLAHLTGRPIQSSKESIFQQRGWCPLGRETAIQKLEWKDGWPYVVGGKEGALEVEAPAINEKVFAPTYHTVDEFKESTLNRHFQTLRIPFTEQIGSLTEKPQHLRLYGHESLTSKFTQAFVARRWQSFYFEAETAVLFYPENFQQGAGLVNYYNTENWTALQVTYDEELGRILELSACQNLSFSQPLAQKIVIPEEVTYVYLKVTVQKETYTYSYSFDQKDWKEIDVIFESSHLSDDFIRGGGFFTGAFVGMQCQDTSGERLPADFNYFRYEETDK; encoded by the coding sequence ATGAAAATCACCAATCCAGTACTCAAAGGATTTAACCCGGATCCAAGTATTTGCCGTGTAGGAGAAGATTATTACATGGCGGTCTCTACATTTGAATGGTTTCCAGGGGTACAAATTTATCATTCGAAGGATCTTGTGCATTGGCGGCTTGCCGCGCGTCCTTTGCAAAAAACGTCGCAGCTGGACATGAAAGGGAATCCTGATTCTGGCGGAGTATGGGCACCGTGCCTAAGCTACGCAGATGGTCAGTTTTGGCTTATTTATTCAGATATCAAAGTAGTGGATGGTCCATTTAAAGATGGTCATAATTATTTGGTGACGGCAAGTGAAGTTGATGGTGATTGGAGTGAGCCAGTGAAGCTTAATAGCTCTGGCTTTGATCCCTCTTTATTTCATGACCAAAGCGGGAAGAAATACGTCTTAAATATGCTGTGGGATCATAGGGAAAAGCACCATTCCTTTGCAGGTATTGCCCTGCAGGAATATAGCGTGACGGAAAAGAAACTCATTGGCCAGCGGAAGGTCATTTTTAAAGGCACACCGATTAAACTGACAGAAGCACCGCATCTTTATCACATTGGTGATTACTATTATTTATTAACAGCAGAAGGAGGCACCAGATACGAGCATGCGGCAACAATTGCCCGTTCCCGGCAGATTGAAGGGCCTTATGAGGTTCATCCTGATAACCCAATTTTAAGTGCTTTTCACTCACCTGAACATCCGCTTCAAAAATGCGGTCATGCTTCCATTGTTCAAACGCACACAAATGAGTGGTATCTCGCTCATCTCACTGGCCGCCCTATTCAATCAAGCAAGGAATCTATTTTTCAGCAAAGAGGGTGGTGTCCTTTAGGAAGAGAAACAGCGATTCAAAAGCTTGAATGGAAGGATGGCTGGCCGTATGTTGTGGGCGGAAAAGAAGGAGCGCTGGAGGTTGAAGCGCCAGCGATCAACGAAAAGGTTTTTGCTCCTACCTACCATACAGTCGATGAGTTTAAAGAATCAACGTTAAATAGACACTTTCAAACATTAAGAATTCCTTTTACTGAACAGATCGGTTCATTAACGGAAAAACCTCAGCATTTAAGGTTATATGGTCACGAATCTCTAACATCTAAGTTTACTCAAGCCTTTGTTGCAAGGCGCTGGCAAAGCTTTTATTTTGAAGCAGAGACAGCTGTGTTGTTCTATCCAGAGAATTTTCAGCAAGGCGCTGGTCTTGTGAATTATTACAATACGGAAAATTGGACAGCGCTTCAGGTGACATATGACGAGGAACTTGGCCGAATTCTTGAATTATCTGCCTGTCAAAACCTTTCCTTTTCTCAGCCATTGGCACAAAAAATCGTCATTCCAGAGGAGGTCACCTATGTGTATTTAAAAGTGACCGTTCAGAAAGAAACATATACCTATTCTTATTCATTTGATCAAAAAGACTGGAAGGAAATTGATGTGATATTTGAATCTAGCCACCTATCTGATGACTTCATTCGAGGAGGAGGATTTTTTACAGGGGCATTTGTCGGCATGCAGTGCCAGGATACAAGTGGCGAGCGTCTTCCTGCTGATTTCAACTATTTCCGTTATGAGGAAACAGATAAATAA